One part of the Rothia sp. ZJ932 genome encodes these proteins:
- the rpoB gene encoding DNA-directed RNA polymerase subunit beta: MVASSTSHNQTASGGASSRVSFAKISEPLQVPNLLALQTDSFDRLIGNERWEARRAAATETGDTSVAQISGLAEIFEEISPIEDFQGTMSLSFSDPEFADPKYTMEEAKDRDATYSAPLYVKAEFMNNNTGEIKQQTVFMGDFPLMTASGTFVINGTERVVVSQLVRSPGAYFEKTADRTSDKDIYTAKVIPSRGAWFELEIDKRDQVGVRLDRKRKQSVTVLLKALGWSEAKILAEFGEFDSIRATLEKDSVETREEALLDIYRKLRPGEPPTVDAAQNLLDNMYFTPKRYDLAKVGRYKVNRKLGVEMPLSDPKAMVLTEDDIAAMIRYLVTLHAGGSSIKGMRDGEEIDIRVDTDDIDHFGNRRIRAVGELIENQIRTGLSRMERVVRERMTTQDAEAITPQSLINIRPVVASIKEFFGTSQLSQFMDQNNPLAGLTHKRRLSALGPGGLSRDRAGMEVRDVHPSHYGRMCPIETPEGPNIGLIGSLATYGRINPFGFIETPYRIVRDGKVTDEVKYLTADDEKGAIIAQANAPLNDDMFFAEDQVLCRAGDGSGEAVLVAGGEVQFMDVSPRQMVSVATALIPYLEHDDANRALMGANMQRQAVPLLQSEAPLVGTGMEQYAALDSGDSVLAVKAGVVSEVSANLVVVRNDDGTTSSYQIKKFSRSNPGNCYNNRVVVREGDRVEARGLIADGPSTDNGELALGKNLLVAYMSWEGFNFEDGIILSQRMVSDDVLTSIHIEEHEIDARDTKLGAEEITRDIPNVSEEVLSALDERGIIHIGAEVEAGDILVGKVTPKGETELTPEERLLRAIFGEKSREVRDTSLKVPHGESGTVIGVRVLDRKDNDEDLAAGVNQLVRVYVAQKRKITDGDKLAGRHGNKGVISKILPIEDMPFMEDGTPVDIILNPMGVPGRMNIGQVLEVHTGWLAKQGWKIEGNPAWLDRMPNFPKESGPTNVATPVFDGAYEDELFDLLDHTNPNRDGERLINRTGKARLIDGRSGEPFPEPISVGYQYILKLHHLVDDKIHARSTGPYSMITQQPLGGKAQFGGQRFGEMEVWALEAYGAAYTLQEILTIKSDDVHGRVKVYEAIVKGENIPEPGVPESFKVLIKEMQSLCLNVEVLSTDGQTIEMRDVDDEGYRSADALGIDLSHVEPSSVEEV, from the coding sequence TTGGTCGCCTCGAGCACCTCACATAACCAAACCGCTAGCGGCGGAGCATCCAGCCGCGTTTCTTTTGCAAAAATCTCTGAGCCCCTTCAGGTTCCTAACCTTTTGGCGTTGCAGACCGATAGCTTCGACCGCCTCATAGGCAACGAACGCTGGGAAGCTCGCCGCGCAGCAGCTACTGAAACTGGTGACACCTCTGTTGCACAGATTTCAGGTCTCGCTGAAATTTTTGAAGAAATCTCACCCATCGAAGACTTCCAGGGCACTATGTCCCTGTCATTCTCCGACCCTGAATTCGCTGACCCCAAGTACACCATGGAAGAAGCTAAGGATCGCGACGCGACCTACTCAGCTCCTTTGTACGTCAAGGCCGAGTTCATGAACAACAACACCGGCGAAATCAAGCAGCAGACCGTGTTTATGGGCGACTTCCCGCTCATGACCGCCTCTGGCACCTTCGTCATTAACGGTACTGAGCGTGTTGTTGTTTCCCAGCTGGTACGTTCACCCGGTGCTTACTTTGAAAAGACCGCTGACCGCACCTCCGATAAAGACATCTACACCGCAAAGGTTATTCCTTCACGCGGTGCTTGGTTCGAGCTTGAAATTGACAAGCGCGACCAGGTAGGTGTTCGTCTGGATCGCAAGCGTAAGCAGTCAGTCACTGTACTGTTGAAGGCGCTGGGCTGGTCAGAAGCAAAGATTCTTGCCGAATTCGGTGAATTCGACTCAATCCGCGCAACCCTTGAAAAAGACTCAGTAGAGACCCGCGAAGAGGCTCTGCTTGATATCTACCGCAAACTGCGTCCGGGTGAACCCCCCACAGTTGATGCTGCCCAGAACTTGCTGGACAACATGTACTTCACCCCCAAACGCTACGACCTCGCGAAGGTTGGCCGCTACAAGGTGAACCGCAAGCTCGGCGTTGAGATGCCTTTGAGCGATCCCAAGGCCATGGTACTGACCGAAGACGATATCGCAGCAATGATTCGTTACCTGGTTACCCTGCACGCTGGTGGTTCATCTATCAAGGGTATGCGTGATGGCGAAGAGATTGACATCCGTGTTGATACTGACGACATCGACCATTTTGGTAACCGCCGCATCCGTGCGGTAGGTGAGCTGATTGAGAACCAGATCCGCACCGGTCTTTCCCGTATGGAGCGCGTAGTCCGCGAGCGTATGACTACTCAGGACGCCGAGGCTATCACCCCTCAGTCGCTGATTAACATCCGTCCCGTGGTTGCTTCCATCAAGGAGTTCTTCGGTACCTCACAGCTGTCACAGTTTATGGATCAGAACAACCCCTTGGCTGGGCTGACCCACAAGCGCCGTCTGTCTGCTCTGGGTCCCGGTGGTCTTTCCCGTGATCGCGCGGGCATGGAAGTTCGAGACGTTCACCCCTCTCACTACGGCCGCATGTGCCCCATTGAAACCCCTGAAGGCCCGAACATTGGTCTGATTGGTTCATTGGCAACCTACGGTCGCATCAACCCCTTCGGTTTCATTGAGACCCCCTACCGCATTGTGCGTGATGGCAAGGTCACCGATGAGGTTAAGTACCTCACTGCTGATGATGAGAAGGGCGCGATTATTGCGCAGGCTAATGCACCTTTGAACGATGACATGTTCTTTGCTGAAGACCAGGTTCTGTGTCGTGCAGGCGATGGCTCCGGTGAAGCTGTTCTGGTTGCCGGTGGCGAAGTTCAGTTCATGGACGTTTCCCCTCGCCAGATGGTGTCGGTTGCTACTGCGTTGATTCCTTATCTGGAACACGATGACGCGAACCGAGCACTGATGGGTGCTAACATGCAGCGTCAGGCTGTGCCGCTGTTGCAGTCTGAGGCTCCTTTGGTGGGTACCGGTATGGAGCAGTACGCTGCTCTCGACTCAGGCGATTCAGTTCTGGCTGTCAAAGCTGGTGTTGTTTCTGAGGTTTCGGCTAACCTAGTTGTTGTTCGCAACGACGATGGCACCACCTCGTCCTACCAGATTAAGAAGTTCTCACGTTCGAACCCCGGTAACTGCTACAACAACCGTGTTGTTGTGCGTGAGGGTGACCGCGTTGAGGCTCGTGGTCTGATTGCTGATGGTCCCTCAACCGATAACGGTGAATTGGCTCTGGGCAAGAACCTGCTCGTGGCATACATGTCATGGGAAGGCTTCAACTTTGAGGACGGCATTATCCTGTCCCAGCGCATGGTCTCTGATGACGTGCTGACTTCAATTCACATTGAAGAGCACGAAATTGATGCCCGCGACACTAAGCTCGGTGCTGAGGAAATCACCCGCGATATCCCCAACGTATCTGAGGAAGTTCTCTCAGCCTTGGATGAGCGCGGTATTATCCACATCGGTGCTGAGGTAGAAGCTGGCGACATTCTGGTGGGTAAGGTTACCCCCAAGGGCGAAACCGAGCTGACCCCCGAGGAACGCCTGCTGCGCGCTATCTTCGGTGAGAAGTCACGCGAAGTTCGTGATACTTCGCTGAAGGTTCCCCACGGTGAGTCAGGCACAGTCATTGGCGTTCGCGTCCTTGACCGTAAAGATAACGATGAAGACCTAGCTGCTGGCGTTAACCAGCTGGTTCGTGTCTACGTTGCGCAAAAGCGCAAGATTACTGATGGTGACAAACTTGCAGGTCGCCACGGTAACAAGGGTGTTATCTCTAAGATTCTGCCCATCGAAGACATGCCTTTCATGGAAGACGGCACCCCCGTTGACATTATCTTGAACCCCATGGGTGTTCCCGGTCGTATGAACATCGGTCAGGTTCTTGAGGTTCACACCGGTTGGTTGGCAAAGCAGGGTTGGAAGATTGAAGGCAACCCCGCGTGGCTCGATCGTATGCCGAACTTTCCCAAGGAATCAGGTCCCACCAACGTCGCAACCCCTGTGTTCGACGGTGCCTACGAGGACGAGCTATTTGACCTGCTCGATCACACGAATCCCAACCGTGACGGTGAGCGTTTGATCAACCGTACCGGTAAGGCGCGTTTGATTGATGGTCGTTCCGGTGAGCCTTTCCCCGAGCCCATTTCTGTGGGTTACCAGTACATCTTGAAGTTGCACCACTTGGTGGATGATAAGATTCACGCTCGCTCAACCGGTCCTTACTCCATGATTACCCAGCAGCCCCTGGGCGGTAAAGCTCAGTTCGGTGGTCAGCGCTTTGGTGAGATGGAAGTGTGGGCGCTTGAGGCTTACGGTGCCGCTTATACCCTGCAGGAAATCCTGACCATCAAGTCTGATGACGTTCACGGTCGCGTGAAGGTATACGAGGCAATCGTTAAGGGCGAGAATATCCCCGAACCCGGTGTGCCTGAATCTTTCAAGGTTCTCATCAAGGAAATGCAGTCACTGTGCCTGAACGTTGAGGTTCTTTCAACTGACGGTCAGACCATTGAAATGCGCGATGTTGATGATGAAGGCTACCGTTCCGCTGATGCTTTGGGTATCGACCTCTCACACGTAGAGCCGAGCTCAGTTGAGGAAGTCTAA
- a CDS encoding L-serine ammonia-lyase: METSSELKQAEALEYDISVFDLFSIGVGPSSSHTVGPMRATNRFIAELIDAKQLGEVTRIHIDLYGSLAATGAGHGTMSAALKGLCGFVPETIDIAASERMMERNQVDGTLPLAGFSGEDFASGTLDPVNKLVYGPVISYKESQMTLRPLTVLPRHTNGIKVAAFAGETLLLERTYFSIGGGFIVEEDEESSNSGVLDKAPYPFGSGDELLDMANSAGLSIAALKLENEKSARSEEEIRAGILGIRQVMRECIGSSLGRMGYLPGELKVRCRAGDWHRKLMEEDAQKAPEMAWDWVNLIALAVNEENAFGGRVVTAPTNGAAGIIPAVLHYALNYVPEVRNRGTKVQEDAIVDFFLAASAIGSLYKKRASISGAEVGCQGEVGTASSMAAAGLAQVMGGTNEQVENAAEIAMEHNLGLTCDPVGGLVQIPCIERNAMAATKAINAVRIALRGDGQHRVSLDQVIETMRQTGEDMSNRYKETSMGGLAVNVVAC, from the coding sequence GTGGAGACCAGTTCAGAACTCAAGCAAGCAGAAGCCCTCGAATATGACATCAGCGTATTTGATCTTTTTAGTATCGGTGTTGGTCCTTCGTCCTCCCATACTGTGGGGCCTATGCGCGCGACCAATCGTTTTATTGCTGAGCTAATTGATGCTAAACAACTGGGTGAGGTAACGCGCATCCACATTGACTTGTACGGGTCTTTGGCAGCAACCGGCGCAGGTCACGGCACGATGAGCGCGGCTCTTAAGGGATTGTGTGGCTTTGTTCCAGAGACTATCGACATCGCTGCATCTGAGCGAATGATGGAGCGCAACCAAGTTGATGGAACCCTGCCCCTGGCAGGGTTTTCAGGGGAGGACTTTGCCTCCGGCACGTTAGATCCCGTCAATAAGTTGGTGTACGGGCCGGTAATTTCCTACAAGGAATCCCAGATGACCCTGCGTCCGCTGACCGTTTTGCCCCGTCACACCAACGGTATTAAGGTGGCAGCTTTTGCGGGAGAGACCCTCTTGCTAGAACGCACCTATTTTTCAATCGGCGGTGGGTTCATCGTTGAGGAGGACGAGGAGTCATCAAATAGCGGTGTGCTTGATAAGGCACCCTACCCCTTTGGCTCGGGGGATGAACTGCTAGATATGGCTAATAGTGCAGGTCTTTCTATTGCCGCCCTCAAACTTGAAAATGAAAAGTCAGCGCGCAGTGAAGAAGAGATTCGCGCCGGTATCTTGGGTATTCGTCAGGTGATGCGCGAGTGCATTGGTTCGTCGTTAGGGCGTATGGGGTACCTGCCCGGCGAGTTGAAGGTGCGATGCCGTGCGGGGGATTGGCATCGCAAACTCATGGAAGAGGACGCCCAAAAAGCCCCCGAGATGGCGTGGGATTGGGTCAACCTGATCGCTTTGGCAGTGAATGAAGAGAATGCTTTTGGTGGGCGCGTGGTGACAGCCCCGACGAATGGCGCGGCGGGTATCATTCCGGCGGTGTTGCACTATGCCCTGAACTACGTGCCTGAGGTGCGTAATCGCGGTACGAAGGTGCAGGAGGACGCGATTGTAGACTTCTTCTTAGCGGCATCGGCTATTGGCTCGCTGTATAAGAAGCGTGCTTCAATTTCGGGCGCTGAAGTGGGCTGTCAGGGTGAGGTTGGTACAGCCTCATCGATGGCTGCAGCAGGTCTTGCGCAGGTAATGGGCGGCACTAACGAGCAGGTCGAAAACGCCGCTGAGATTGCGATGGAGCACAATCTGGGGCTGACCTGCGACCCGGTGGGCGGTCTGGTGCAGATTCCCTGTATTGAGCGCAACGCGATGGCTGCTACCAAGGCAATCAACGCCGTCCGTATTGCCCTGCGTGGGGACGGTCAGCACAGGGTATCTTTGGATCAGGTGATTGAAACCATGCGCCAAACCGGTGAAGATATGAGCAACCGTTACAAAGAAACCTCCATGGGCGGTCTCGCCGTCAATGTGGTTGCCTGCTAA
- the gcvT gene encoding glycine cleavage system aminomethyltransferase GcvT has product MTPKKTSLYDAHAELGASFTDFGGWDMPLKYANDVTEHHAVRQSVGLFDLSHMGEFRVKGKDAAAFLDYALVSNMSVLKVGKAKYSILVNEDGGVIDDLITYRLAEDEFLVVPNAANVAVDFEAMSARRGDFDVEFTNESEETSLVAVQGPASEKTMLAMGMTDEDALTGLGYYAAVPANIAGIDVLLARTGYTGEDGFEIYVPNASALTIWNAALEAGKAFEILPAGLAARDSLRLEAGMPLYGHELGLEITPFESGLGKLVEIALTKKSADFVGRAALEKMAEQAPARSLVGLKAQGKRPARAGSTLVDGEKTIGEITSGIPSPTLGYPVAMALIDTDYAREGDTVNVDIRGKQAPFDIVVLPFYTRQK; this is encoded by the coding sequence ATGACCCCCAAGAAAACCTCCCTCTACGACGCCCACGCTGAGCTGGGCGCGTCCTTCACCGATTTCGGTGGCTGGGACATGCCCCTGAAATATGCCAACGACGTCACCGAGCACCATGCCGTTCGTCAGTCGGTAGGTCTTTTTGACCTGTCCCACATGGGCGAGTTCCGCGTCAAAGGTAAAGACGCCGCAGCCTTCCTCGATTACGCGTTGGTCTCTAACATGTCAGTGCTCAAGGTCGGCAAAGCAAAGTACTCCATTCTCGTCAACGAGGATGGCGGAGTCATCGATGATCTCATCACCTACCGCCTAGCAGAAGATGAGTTCTTGGTAGTACCCAACGCCGCTAACGTCGCGGTTGATTTTGAGGCAATGAGCGCTCGCCGGGGCGACTTCGACGTGGAGTTCACCAACGAGTCAGAAGAAACCTCACTGGTGGCAGTACAGGGCCCCGCCTCCGAAAAAACTATGCTCGCTATGGGAATGACCGATGAGGACGCCCTCACCGGTCTCGGCTACTACGCGGCAGTACCCGCCAACATCGCGGGTATCGACGTCCTTCTGGCGCGTACCGGCTACACGGGTGAAGACGGGTTCGAAATCTACGTACCCAACGCTTCAGCACTGACTATCTGGAACGCCGCTCTCGAAGCGGGCAAAGCCTTTGAGATTCTTCCCGCAGGCCTCGCCGCCCGCGACTCACTGCGCCTTGAGGCAGGCATGCCTCTCTACGGTCACGAACTGGGTCTTGAGATTACACCTTTCGAATCAGGTCTTGGCAAACTGGTAGAAATTGCTCTCACCAAAAAGTCTGCAGACTTTGTCGGACGAGCCGCCCTCGAAAAGATGGCTGAACAGGCACCAGCTCGCTCGCTGGTGGGGTTGAAAGCTCAGGGCAAGCGTCCTGCCCGCGCTGGTTCAACCCTGGTAGATGGTGAGAAAACTATTGGTGAGATTACCTCCGGTATTCCTTCCCCCACTTTGGGCTACCCGGTGGCGATGGCTCTGATCGATACCGACTACGCTCGTGAGGGCGATACCGTCAACGTTGATATTCGTGGCAAGCAAGCCCCGTTCGACATTGTCGTTTTGCCTTTCTATACACGTCAGAAGTAG